In Aegilops tauschii subsp. strangulata cultivar AL8/78 chromosome 3, Aet v6.0, whole genome shotgun sequence, one genomic interval encodes:
- the LOC141042679 gene encoding protein FAR1-RELATED SEQUENCE 5-like, whose product MGKPRREIMFDMIDISNIACRDRAGERGTDIEDTMKLFADMQRRRPGFNHVEETENNVVRSLFWTDSLCKMNYDLYGDFVSFDTTFSTNIYGLPFAPIIGVDNHGSTVLFGLGLLKDEKIGSFKWLLSTFVEAMGGKEPKYIITDQDQAMKTTIKEALPRTRHRFCWWHIRKNLKENNAAVFAQHPGMSVDLFRIVKNSLDQDEFERAWKATISVHKAEGNKHLNMLWELRNFWVPAYFKDCFYPFSSTTTRSESTNSMWKNYVDHRDTIKRFVDGYHMIEQNCLATHDKKRHRTEEKAPSLEMGFPIERQASQVYMNEIFRKFQLELQNRTYFKCSDLAKGRQYLKKRLLSLEKQCGNHIRARNLTGLSSG is encoded by the coding sequence ATGGGGAAACCGAGGCGAGAAATTATGTTCGACATGATTGACATAAGCAACATTGCATGCCGGGATAGGGCTGGAGAGCGTGGCACTGATATCGAAGACACCATGAAACTGTTTGCTGATATGCAGAGGCGGAGGCCGGGATTCAACCATGTGGAAGAGACAGAGAACAATGTAGTGCGCAGCCTGTTCTGGACAGACTCCTTGTGTAAGATGAATTATGATCTATATGGAGATTTCGTGTCTTTTGACACGACATTCTCTACGAATATATATGGCTTGCCATTTGCACCAATTATAGGTGTCGACAACCACGGGTCGACCGTCCTGTTTGGACTAGGCCTTTTGAAGGATGAGAAAATAGGGTCATTCAAGTGGCTCCTAAGCACGTTTGTCGAGGCAATGGGAGGTAAAGAGCCGAAATACATAATAACAGACCAGGACCAGGCGATGAAGACTACAATAAAGGAAGCTCTTCCGAGAACGAGGCACAGGTTCTGCTGGTGGCATATTAGGAAGAACCTGAAGGAAAATAATGCAGCAGTGTTTGCGCAGCACCCAGGGATGTCTGTTGATTTATTTCGAATCGTCAAAAACTCACTAGATCAAGACGAGTTTGAGCGTGCCTGGAAAGCAACAATTTCTGTGCACAAGGCGGAAGGCAACAAACACCTGAACATGCTATGGGAACTCCGAAATTTCTGGGTGCCGGCCTACTTCAAGGACTGCTTCTATCCTTTCTCGTCAACAACCACTCGCAGTGAGAGCACCAATTCGATGTGGAAGAATTACGTCGATCACAGGGACACAATAAAAAGGTTTGTTGATGGGTATCACATGATTGAGCAAAATTGCCTCGCCACGCATGACAAGAAAAGACACCGAACAGAAGAGAAGGCGCCATCACTAGAGATGGGTTTTCCGATTGAAAGACAAGCAAGTCAAGTATACATGAATGAAATTTTCAGGAAATTCCAGCTGGAGCTACAGAACCGGACTTACTTCAAGTGCTCTGATCTGGCAAAGGGGAGGCAGTATTTAAAAAAAAGATTACTGAGCCTGGAGAAACAGTGTGGAAACCATATCCGGGCGAGGAATTTGACAGGTCTGAGTTCAGGGTAG